One Deinococcus grandis DNA window includes the following coding sequences:
- a CDS encoding S49 family peptidase produces the protein MNLNLPFLKSDDALPGGVTRPTWVVLDLSGPYPERQPTNPVAGLLSRTESLEALAARVEKLRGAAWLHGVLVRFGEFTASPATAHAIRGLLADLQREKRVVAYLPQLNMLSLIAASGAGELVSPESAEVNVSGFGIESTFLGEFLKKRGIEFENLRIREYKAALTRFSEERMDDHNREQLQAYLSGLEGAWVRDLAAARGVSEDVAAGWLAADLTSAQAALEAGLITKVAYEDELIGPASRPFAAVADLLLPARPGKAAKAGRVAVVPLVGAIITGKSRTNPVPLPLLGGPMAGSDTVVAALRRAKQDKTTKAIVLYVNSGGGSALASDLIWREVATSEKPVVVVMGEYAASGGYYVATHAKAIVASPYTLTGSIGVVSGKPVLTEFNRRHGLNPERVGRDRALMYSAARPYSDDEREHVEKGILEVYDRFTTRVAEGRKLSKERVNELGRGRIWSGQDALDRGLVDELGDLRTGLARARELAGLPGDAPAWNVTPKNHGPLPEFAQEAAQAARVTVWPFGGERVLTWFDQDVRVR, from the coding sequence ATGAACCTGAACCTGCCGTTCCTGAAAAGTGATGACGCGCTGCCCGGCGGCGTGACCCGCCCGACGTGGGTGGTGCTGGACCTGAGTGGCCCCTACCCGGAGCGTCAGCCGACGAATCCGGTGGCGGGGCTGCTCAGCCGCACCGAGTCGCTGGAGGCGCTGGCAGCGCGCGTCGAGAAGCTGCGGGGCGCGGCGTGGTTGCACGGCGTGCTGGTACGGTTCGGGGAGTTCACGGCCTCTCCGGCGACGGCGCACGCGATCCGGGGGCTGCTGGCCGACCTGCAGCGGGAGAAGCGGGTGGTGGCGTACCTGCCGCAGCTGAACATGCTGTCCCTGATCGCGGCGAGCGGCGCGGGCGAACTGGTGTCGCCGGAGTCCGCCGAGGTGAACGTCAGCGGCTTCGGGATCGAGAGTACGTTCCTGGGCGAGTTCCTGAAGAAGCGCGGCATCGAGTTCGAGAACCTGCGCATCCGCGAGTACAAGGCGGCCCTGACGCGCTTTTCCGAGGAGCGGATGGACGACCACAACCGCGAGCAGCTGCAGGCGTACCTGTCGGGCCTGGAGGGCGCGTGGGTGCGGGACCTCGCGGCGGCGCGCGGCGTTTCCGAGGACGTGGCGGCCGGGTGGCTCGCGGCGGACCTGACGAGCGCGCAGGCGGCGCTGGAGGCGGGCCTGATCACGAAGGTCGCGTACGAGGACGAACTGATCGGCCCGGCCAGCCGTCCCTTCGCGGCGGTCGCCGACCTGCTGCTGCCCGCGCGGCCCGGCAAGGCGGCGAAGGCGGGGCGGGTGGCGGTCGTGCCGCTGGTCGGGGCGATCATCACCGGCAAGAGCCGCACCAATCCCGTGCCGCTGCCGCTGCTGGGCGGCCCGATGGCCGGGTCGGACACGGTCGTGGCGGCGCTGCGCCGCGCTAAACAGGACAAGACCACGAAGGCGATCGTGCTGTACGTGAACAGCGGGGGCGGCAGCGCCCTGGCCAGCGACCTGATCTGGCGCGAGGTGGCCACCAGTGAGAAGCCGGTCGTGGTCGTCATGGGCGAGTACGCCGCGTCCGGCGGGTACTACGTCGCCACGCACGCGAAGGCGATCGTGGCCTCGCCGTACACGCTGACCGGCTCCATCGGCGTGGTGAGCGGCAAGCCGGTCCTGACGGAATTCAACCGCCGTCACGGCCTGAACCCCGAACGGGTGGGCCGCGACCGCGCCCTGATGTACTCGGCGGCCCGCCCCTACAGCGACGACGAGCGCGAGCACGTCGAGAAGGGCATCCTGGAGGTGTACGACCGCTTCACGACCCGCGTCGCCGAGGGCCGCAAGCTTAGCAAGGAGCGCGTGAACGAACTGGGCCGCGGCCGCATCTGGAGCGGACAGGACGCGCTGGACCGCGGGCTGGTGGACGAACTGGGCGACCTCCGCACCGGCCTGGCGCGCGCGCGGGAACTCGCGGGACTCCCCGGTGACGCGCCCGCGTGGAACGTCACGCCGAAGAACCACGGTCCCCTCCCGGAATTCGCGCAGGAGGCCGCGCAGGCCGCCCGCGTCACCGTCTGGCCGTTCGGCGGGGAACGCGTGCTGACGTGGTTCGATCAGGACGTGCGCGTGCGCTGA
- a CDS encoding M3 family oligoendopeptidase translates to MPRWRTDDLYASLNDPQLERDLSTLGEDVQALEALFDAHAVRAGSPVTPGAVDAVMGDLNAVLTRAGRVRAFVYAFVTTDSRDETAQARMAALTTLSLPLGPLGSRLTAWLGGLDDAALTHLLASSEVARAHEHRLRRAAQLARYQMTPPEEDLAARLHPASGGGWGKLHGNVSSTLTGEYRGQVLPVTALRALASDPDAQVREDAYHAEVAAWKTQETVFAACMNGVKGEAGTLAARRGFTDVVAPSLLSNGIDRETLDAMQAAVIRALPDFRRYFRAKARHLGKTQLDWWDLFAPVGQSDTHWDYAAGEAFVERQFRAYSPALGDFAARAFRERWIDAGPRDGKRSGAFCMKWQGADSRILMNHDPSLDSVSTLAHELGHAYHNVQLGGLNPLQQETPMTLAETASIFCETIIQNAALQSAQGPERLYVLETQLMGHAQVVVDIHSRFLFEKAVFERRAGGDLNPCDLNTLMIQAQRDTYGDALNTPHPYMWAVKPHYYGRSFYNYPYTFGLLFGLGLYAQYEQARAQGQETDFQARYDALLAATGQATPLDLAARFGIDLHAPDFWEGSLNVIRRQIDAYEATTQA, encoded by the coding sequence GGTGCGGTGGACGCGGTGATGGGCGACCTGAACGCGGTCCTGACCCGCGCGGGCCGCGTGCGCGCCTTCGTGTACGCCTTCGTCACCACTGACAGCCGCGACGAGACCGCCCAGGCCCGCATGGCCGCCCTGACCACCCTGAGCCTCCCGCTGGGCCCGCTGGGGTCGCGCCTGACCGCGTGGCTGGGCGGCCTGGACGACGCGGCCCTGACCCACCTGTTGGCAAGCAGCGAGGTCGCCCGCGCGCACGAGCACCGACTGCGCCGCGCCGCGCAGCTTGCCCGCTACCAGATGACCCCGCCCGAGGAGGACCTCGCCGCGCGGCTGCACCCCGCCAGCGGCGGCGGCTGGGGCAAACTGCACGGCAACGTCTCCAGCACCCTGACCGGCGAGTACCGCGGCCAAGTCCTCCCCGTGACCGCCCTGCGCGCCCTGGCCAGCGACCCCGACGCGCAGGTGCGCGAGGACGCCTACCACGCCGAAGTGGCTGCCTGGAAGACCCAGGAGACCGTGTTCGCCGCCTGCATGAACGGCGTCAAGGGCGAGGCGGGGACCCTCGCCGCGCGGCGCGGCTTCACGGACGTCGTCGCGCCCAGCCTCCTGAGCAACGGCATCGACCGCGAGACGCTGGACGCCATGCAGGCCGCCGTGATCCGCGCCCTGCCCGACTTCCGCCGCTACTTCCGCGCCAAGGCCCGCCACCTCGGCAAGACGCAACTCGACTGGTGGGACCTGTTCGCCCCGGTGGGCCAGAGCGACACCCACTGGGACTACGCCGCCGGAGAGGCGTTCGTGGAACGCCAGTTCCGCGCGTACAGCCCCGCCCTGGGCGACTTCGCGGCCCGCGCGTTCCGGGAGCGCTGGATCGACGCCGGACCCCGCGACGGCAAACGCAGCGGCGCGTTCTGCATGAAATGGCAGGGCGCCGACAGCCGCATCCTGATGAACCACGACCCCAGCCTCGACTCGGTCAGCACCCTCGCGCACGAACTGGGGCACGCGTACCACAACGTGCAGCTCGGCGGCCTGAACCCCCTCCAGCAGGAGACGCCCATGACCCTCGCGGAGACCGCCAGCATCTTCTGCGAGACCATCATCCAGAACGCCGCGCTGCAGAGCGCGCAGGGCCCGGAGCGCCTGTACGTCCTCGAAACGCAGCTGATGGGCCACGCGCAGGTCGTCGTGGACATCCACAGCCGCTTCCTGTTCGAGAAGGCCGTCTTCGAACGCCGCGCGGGCGGCGACCTGAACCCCTGCGACCTGAACACCCTGATGATCCAGGCGCAACGCGACACGTACGGCGACGCCCTGAACACCCCCCACCCCTACATGTGGGCCGTCAAGCCGCACTACTACGGCCGCAGCTTCTACAACTACCCCTACACCTTCGGGCTGCTGTTCGGCCTGGGCCTCTACGCCCAGTACGAACAGGCCCGGGCCCAGGGGCAGGAAACCGACTTCCAGGCCCGCTACGACGCCCTGCTGGCCGCCACCGGGCAGGCCACCCCGCTGGACCTCGCCGCGCGCTTCGGCATCGACCTGCACGCCCCGGACTTCTGGGAAGGCAGCCTGAACGTCATCCGCCGCCAGATCGACGCGTACGAGGCGACCACGCAGGCGTAA